Proteins encoded together in one Impatiens glandulifera chromosome 1, dImpGla2.1, whole genome shotgun sequence window:
- the LOC124928670 gene encoding ubiquitin receptor RAD23b-like: protein MDTRRESGTRQIGDGIKIEMFVGFGDEYFTTYQGIPETTEVAVPVPHFPTSQVALEGTGMGTISNASSIGAPNSSPLNLFPQEAVSGGGNDGLGFLVFLRSNQQFQALRTMVQSNPQILQVSHASKQNPQLLRLIQEHHTEFLQLLNEPSDVSEGDMLDLADQEMPHSISVTPVEQEAIARLEAMGFDRAVVIGC from the exons ATGGATACTCGTCGAGAATCGGGTACCCGACAAATCGGAGATGGGATAAAAATAGAGATGTTCGTCGGGTTCGGGGATGAGTACTTCACTACCTATCAA GGAATTCCAGAAACAACAGAAGTTGCAGTCCCTGTGCCTCACTTTCCTACAAGTCAGGTTGCCTTGGAAGGGACTGGAATGGGCACAATTTCTAATGCTTCTTCTATTGGAGCACCCAATTCATCTCCACTGAACTTGTTTCCACAG GAAGCAGTTTCTGGTGGTGGCAACGATGGACTTGGTTTTCTTGTTTTTCTCAGAAGCAACCAACAG TTCCAAGCATTACGCACTATGGTTCAATCAAATCCACAAATTTTACAGGTGT CCCATGCTTCGAAGCAAAATCCACAACTGTTAAGACTTATACAAGAGCATCACACAGAGTTTCTTCAATTGCTTAATGAGCCTAGCGACGTTTCTGAAGG CGATATGCTCGACCTTGCCGATCAGGAAATGCCTCATTCTATCAGTGTCACACCAGTAGAGCAGGAAGCAATTGCACGT CTTGAGGCAATGGGATTTGACAGAGCCGTTGTAATTGGCTGTTAA
- the LOC124928677 gene encoding ubiquitin receptor RAD23b-like, translating into MGGGNWDKETVTRAFRAAYNNPERAVDYLYSGIPETTEVAVPVPHFPTSQVALEGTGMGTISNASSIGAPNSSPLNLFPQEAVSGGGNDGLGFLVFLRSNQQFQALRTMVQSNPQILQVSHASKQNPQLLRLIQEHHTEFLQLLNEPSDVSEGDMLDLADQEMPHSISVTPVEQEAIARLEAMGFDRAVVIGC; encoded by the exons ATGGGGGGTGGCAACTGGGATAAGGAAACTGTCACTCGAGCTTTTCGAGCTGCTTACAACAATCCTGAGCGAGCTGTAGATTACTTATATTCA GGAATTCCAGAAACAACAGAAGTTGCAGTCCCTGTGCCTCACTTTCCTACAAGTCAGGTTGCCTTGGAAGGGACTGGAATGGGCACAATTTCTAATGCTTCTTCTATTGGAGCACCCAATTCATCTCCACTGAACTTGTTTCCACAG GAAGCAGTTTCTGGTGGTGGCAACGATGGACTTGGTTTTCTTGTTTTTCTCAGAAGCAACCAACAG TTCCAAGCATTACGCACTATGGTTCAATCAAATCCACAAATTTTACAGGTGT CCCATGCTTCGAAGCAAAATCCACAACTGTTAAGACTTATACAAGAGCATCACACAGAGTTTCTTCAACTGCTTAATGAGCCTAGCGACGTTTCTGAAGG CGATATGCTCGACCTTGCCGATCAGGAAATGCCTCATTCTATCAGTGTCACACCAGTAGAGCAGGAAGCAATTGCACGT CTTGAGGCAATGGGATTTGACAGAGCCGTTGTAATTGGCTGTTAA